From the Paenibacillus sp. FSL H8-0548 genome, one window contains:
- a CDS encoding AraC family transcriptional regulator has product MDATNIQMLSPYVRVAMDHWLQSGTVIAERMLWDYELLYVKQGALKVELEHTVMEAGAGHVLLFKPRQRHSIKVIGDSPVAQPHVHFDLIELPDSADVPVSFKLAKDMNAEEMGWFREDLLSGPDLELPVRIQLRSIQPFEEQLFRIIREYEIRLPFYQLRLKGLMLELLVCLLRDSYWPNQMGEISGADQLVAIQHYMNAHAGRELTLNELAGQFHMNKHHLIHLFKSAYRITPIQYHRQMRMERARNLLEFTQLTIQEIADSLGYPSIHAFSRAFKNKEGRSPSSYRAAAIQ; this is encoded by the coding sequence ATGGATGCTACAAATATACAAATGCTCTCGCCTTATGTCCGCGTTGCGATGGATCATTGGCTTCAGTCAGGAACGGTGATTGCCGAACGGATGCTGTGGGATTACGAGCTGCTGTACGTAAAACAGGGAGCGTTGAAGGTGGAGCTGGAGCATACGGTTATGGAAGCCGGCGCAGGGCATGTACTGCTGTTCAAACCACGACAGCGTCACAGCATTAAGGTGATCGGAGATTCGCCCGTAGCCCAACCGCATGTTCATTTCGACCTGATCGAGCTGCCGGACAGCGCCGATGTGCCGGTATCCTTCAAGCTCGCAAAAGATATGAATGCCGAAGAAATGGGATGGTTCCGCGAGGATCTGCTGTCCGGCCCGGATCTCGAGCTCCCTGTTCGGATACAATTGCGTTCGATTCAGCCGTTCGAGGAGCAGCTATTTCGAATTATCCGAGAATACGAGATTCGTCTGCCCTTCTATCAGCTTCGGTTAAAAGGCTTGATGCTGGAGCTGCTAGTCTGTCTGCTGCGAGACTCCTATTGGCCGAATCAAATGGGCGAAATCAGCGGCGCCGATCAGTTGGTGGCTATTCAGCATTATATGAATGCCCATGCGGGCCGCGAGCTTACGCTCAATGAACTGGCAGGACAGTTCCACATGAACAAGCATCATCTCATCCATTTGTTCAAATCTGCCTATAGGATTACGCCAATCCAATATCATCGACAAATGCGGATGGAGCGCGCGCGGAATCTGTTGGAATTCACTCAGCTCACGATTCAGGAAATTGCTGACTCGCTCGGTTATCCAAGCATTCATGCCTTCAGCCGTGCCTTCAAAAACAAAGAAGGCCGCAGCCCTTCTTCGTACCGGGCGGCAGCCATACAGTAG
- a CDS encoding glycoside hydrolase family 172 protein: protein MSNGFNGIGMGLGNLARLSNAVTRSISPENFTGEKGKAAMATEGTGLHASGTLGQGWKISPSVYIEPGTTLTMGEIDGPGVIQHFWLTCPVEAWRYLILNIYWDDEEAPSVSVPVGDFFCNGWCERSLVNSLPISVNPANGFNSYWEMPFRKKAKFTMENVGTTQAVLYYQINYTLTEVPEDMAYFHAQWRRSNPLAYMDVHTIVDGIQGKGHYVGTYLAWQVNSNNWWGEGEVKHYMDGDTDFPTICSTGLEDYFGGAWNWDMEGQYVTYSTPFLGMHQHIKPNGLYRANQRFGMYRWHVMDPIRFEKDLSVTVQALGWRSHGKYLPLQDDISSVAYWYQTEPHLRHPELPHREQLEVI from the coding sequence ATGTCTAACGGTTTTAACGGAATAGGGATGGGACTGGGCAATCTTGCGCGACTGTCGAACGCGGTGACGCGTTCCATATCTCCAGAAAATTTTACAGGAGAAAAGGGAAAAGCTGCTATGGCTACGGAAGGAACGGGTTTGCATGCATCCGGCACGCTTGGTCAAGGCTGGAAAATATCCCCTTCCGTTTACATTGAGCCAGGTACAACGCTTACCATGGGCGAGATCGACGGTCCCGGCGTCATTCAGCATTTCTGGCTGACATGTCCGGTCGAGGCATGGCGGTATCTTATTCTGAACATTTATTGGGATGACGAGGAAGCTCCGTCTGTTAGCGTACCGGTAGGGGACTTCTTCTGCAACGGCTGGTGCGAGCGTAGTCTGGTCAATTCACTGCCGATTTCCGTCAACCCTGCCAACGGCTTTAATAGTTATTGGGAGATGCCGTTCCGTAAGAAAGCTAAGTTTACGATGGAGAATGTAGGAACGACCCAAGCCGTGCTTTATTATCAAATTAATTATACACTTACCGAAGTGCCGGAGGATATGGCATATTTCCATGCACAGTGGCGGCGCAGCAATCCTTTGGCATATATGGATGTACATACGATCGTGGATGGCATCCAAGGCAAAGGGCATTACGTCGGAACTTATTTGGCCTGGCAGGTGAACAGCAACAACTGGTGGGGCGAGGGCGAGGTCAAGCATTACATGGACGGCGACACGGACTTTCCGACGATCTGCAGCACGGGGTTGGAAGACTACTTCGGCGGCGCGTGGAACTGGGATATGGAAGGTCAGTATGTGACGTATTCGACGCCGTTTCTCGGCATGCATCAGCATATTAAGCCTAACGGATTGTACCGGGCGAATCAACGCTTTGGGATGTACCGTTGGCATGTGATGGACCCGATCCGTTTCGAGAAAGATCTGAGCGTTACGGTTCAGGCACTCGGCTGGCGTTCGCACGGCAAGTATTTGCCGCTGCAGGACGATATCTCGTCTGTGGCTTACTGGTATCAAACGGAGCCGCATCTGCGGCATCCGGAGCTGCCGCATCGGGAACAGCTTGAGGTGATTTAA
- a CDS encoding VOC family protein, producing MAENKLLRMDNVGIVVESLDDAIAFFEEIGLKLEGRATVEGEWAGRVTGLGSQYVEIAMMVTPDGHSRLELSRFLTPPTISDHRTAPVNALGYLRVMFTVEDIDEMVSRLTKYGAQLVGEVVQYEDSYRLCYIRGNEGLLIGLAEQLGNK from the coding sequence ATGGCAGAAAACAAATTACTAAGAATGGACAATGTTGGCATCGTTGTAGAATCCCTTGATGACGCAATCGCTTTTTTCGAGGAGATTGGCTTGAAGCTCGAAGGGCGAGCTACTGTCGAAGGTGAATGGGCTGGTCGCGTAACCGGGCTGGGTTCACAGTATGTAGAGATTGCTATGATGGTTACCCCAGATGGCCACAGCCGACTTGAACTTTCGCGATTTCTCACCCCACCTACTATATCGGATCACCGAACTGCTCCTGTAAATGCCCTCGGTTATCTACGCGTCATGTTCACCGTTGAAGACATTGATGAAATGGTATCCAGACTCACTAAGTATGGTGCTCAGCTCGTTGGAGAAGTGGTTCAGTACGAGGACTCGTATCGGCTCTGCTACATTCGTGGAAATGAAGGACTTCTAATCGGTTTGGCGGAACAACTTGGTAATAAATAA
- a CDS encoding cation-translocating P-type ATPase has protein sequence MAMWFSKSQEDILKELRVEAAIGLTTDEVQSRQERYGANKLTGKPKKSMIALFFSQLRDMLIYVLLGAALVTLLIGEYVDTIIILIVVVLNAAIGVIQENKAEKAIEALQNMTTPHSLVRRNGEVKEINSEDIVPGDIILLDAGRYIPADLRLIVSANLQIEESALTGESVPTDKNADHLHENPKTTIGDQTNMAFMSTLVTYGRGEGVVVATAMETEMGKIAKILDEDTKEMTPLQKKLDELGKILGYTAIGICVLIFIIGLFQDRDLFEMFLISISLAVAAIPEGLPAIVAIVLALGVTRMSKINAIVKKLPAVETLGSVNIICSDKTGTLTQNKMTVVKHYTVDSDNEEAPVDLIKAFVLCSDATYENGQGTGDPTEIALVVFGEENNLSKMTLDAEHKRVSEKPFDSDRKLMSTLNKMADGYRVHTKGAIDQLITLSTSVFVEGKIVALTDEIKRNILKAAEDMSNDALRILGAAYKDTDQLIPSEEMERNLTLLGFVGMIDPPRIEVKDSIREASLAGITSIMITGDHKNTAVAIAKELGIASSIEQSMIGAEIEELTDEEFSQKIRNIRVFARVSPEHKVKIVRAFKKQGNIVSMTGDGVNDAPSLKYADIGVAMGITGTDVSKSASDMILTDDNFTTIVQAIKEGRNIYLNIRKAVIFLLSCNLGEVVAILASIIFFWPVPLLATQILWVNLVTDTLPAIALGVDPGDEDVMKQKPRNPKESFFAKGAGLRAVIGGLLIGITTLVAFFMGLREFGFSLGADNISDEAMTYARTMAFVVLAASQLLYSFTMRSTTKSIFQVGLFSNMYLVGAVVIGFVLQFAVITIPFLAAAFKVHNLSLADWGLVIALALIPLAVNELIKLFGRMSSKR, from the coding sequence CTGGCGATGTGGTTTTCCAAATCACAAGAGGACATTCTGAAAGAGCTTCGAGTAGAGGCTGCTATAGGGTTGACAACAGACGAGGTACAATCTAGACAGGAGCGGTATGGTGCGAATAAGCTAACAGGTAAACCAAAGAAAAGCATGATTGCTTTATTCTTTTCACAACTGAGAGATATGCTCATCTATGTTCTTCTAGGTGCAGCTCTTGTTACACTTCTCATTGGTGAGTATGTGGATACGATTATTATACTAATCGTAGTTGTATTGAATGCGGCAATAGGAGTCATTCAAGAGAACAAAGCGGAGAAAGCTATTGAGGCTCTGCAGAATATGACGACACCACACTCGCTCGTAAGACGTAATGGTGAAGTGAAAGAAATCAACTCTGAGGATATCGTACCAGGAGATATTATTTTATTAGATGCAGGCAGATACATACCGGCTGATCTAAGATTAATCGTGAGTGCAAATCTACAAATTGAAGAATCTGCATTAACAGGTGAGTCTGTACCTACAGATAAGAATGCTGACCATCTACATGAGAATCCGAAGACGACGATTGGTGATCAAACGAACATGGCTTTTATGTCTACACTCGTTACCTATGGTAGAGGTGAGGGTGTTGTGGTTGCTACCGCAATGGAAACAGAGATGGGGAAAATTGCAAAGATTCTAGATGAAGATACGAAGGAAATGACACCACTACAGAAAAAATTAGATGAGCTCGGTAAGATACTTGGATATACGGCAATTGGGATATGTGTACTCATATTTATAATTGGGCTATTTCAGGATAGAGACCTCTTCGAGATGTTCCTTATCTCTATTAGCTTAGCGGTCGCTGCAATTCCGGAAGGTTTGCCAGCTATTGTCGCGATTGTATTGGCATTAGGCGTAACTCGAATGTCTAAGATTAATGCGATTGTGAAGAAGCTCCCAGCAGTCGAGACCTTAGGCTCTGTCAATATTATTTGTTCAGACAAGACAGGCACATTAACACAGAATAAAATGACGGTTGTTAAGCATTATACGGTCGATTCTGATAACGAAGAGGCTCCTGTCGACTTAATTAAAGCTTTCGTATTATGTTCGGATGCCACCTATGAGAATGGCCAAGGTACGGGAGACCCAACAGAAATTGCCTTAGTTGTATTCGGTGAAGAGAACAACCTGTCGAAAATGACATTAGATGCTGAGCATAAGAGGGTTTCTGAGAAACCATTTGATTCTGATCGGAAGCTGATGTCTACACTTAATAAGATGGCAGATGGTTATCGTGTTCATACTAAGGGAGCAATCGATCAGCTGATTACATTATCCACCTCGGTCTTCGTGGAGGGCAAGATAGTCGCATTAACAGATGAGATAAAGCGTAATATTCTAAAGGCTGCAGAGGATATGTCGAATGATGCACTTCGAATACTTGGAGCAGCATATAAGGATACAGACCAGCTCATACCTTCTGAGGAGATGGAACGGAACCTCACTTTACTCGGATTCGTAGGAATGATAGATCCTCCTAGAATAGAAGTGAAGGACTCCATTAGAGAAGCTAGCCTAGCAGGAATTACATCTATAATGATTACTGGCGACCATAAGAACACAGCTGTAGCTATTGCAAAAGAATTAGGGATCGCCAGCTCGATTGAGCAGAGTATGATTGGTGCAGAAATCGAAGAGTTAACAGATGAGGAGTTTTCTCAAAAGATCCGGAACATCCGAGTGTTCGCTAGAGTATCACCTGAGCATAAGGTGAAGATTGTTAGGGCATTTAAGAAGCAGGGAAACATCGTCTCTATGACTGGTGATGGAGTGAATGACGCACCGTCGTTGAAATATGCTGACATTGGTGTAGCCATGGGCATTACTGGTACAGATGTATCCAAGAGCGCCAGTGATATGATCTTAACAGATGATAATTTTACAACGATTGTGCAGGCAATTAAAGAAGGCAGGAACATCTATCTCAACATAAGGAAGGCCGTTATTTTCCTCTTATCCTGTAATCTAGGAGAGGTTGTAGCGATACTTGCTTCGATTATATTCTTCTGGCCGGTCCCACTTCTAGCCACGCAAATTTTATGGGTCAATCTAGTCACAGATACATTGCCGGCAATTGCTCTCGGTGTTGATCCAGGTGATGAAGATGTTATGAAGCAGAAGCCAAGGAATCCTAAGGAGAGCTTCTTCGCGAAAGGTGCAGGCTTAAGAGCTGTCATTGGTGGATTATTGATTGGTATAACGACTTTAGTTGCATTCTTCATGGGCTTAAGAGAATTTGGTTTTAGCCTAGGGGCAGACAATATTAGTGATGAGGCTATGACTTATGCGAGAACAATGGCGTTCGTCGTACTGGCTGCTTCACAGCTGCTGTATTCCTTCACCATGAGAAGTACAACGAAATCCATATTCCAAGTAGGACTTTTCTCGAACATGTATTTAGTTGGTGCAGTTGTCATTGGTTTTGTTCTTCAATTCGCAGTAATCACAATTCCATTCCTCGCGGCCGCATTTAAGGTTCATAATCTAAGTTTAGCTGATTGGGGACTGGTGATTGCATTAGCGTTAATTCCTTTAGCTGTGAATGAATTAATTAAGCTATTCGGGCGTATGTCAAGCAAGCGTTGA
- a CDS encoding M15 family metallopeptidase, with product MKKWFLWLVILLLLGYGYAQHKQKIINGKSPEEDNQAQEVISQQNEHTIKVTKAQIYKGNLLLVNKDHPVPSGGEASDAVNLSQHKELLNGFIVLDNSIQLSPSLVQKFSSMIGAAANDGVSRFLISSGYRDNKQQDQLYQQMGADYALPAGYSEHNLGLSLDIGSTRAEMSQAPEGKWLNKNAWRHGFILRYPSDKTAITGIQYEPWHFRYVGLPHSAIMQEKNFVLEEYLDYLKEHKSITTTVNQQTYEISYYPVSKNTTIPVPVNGRYELSGNNMDGIIVTVYS from the coding sequence ATGAAGAAATGGTTTTTATGGCTAGTTATATTATTACTGCTTGGCTATGGATATGCTCAACATAAACAAAAAATCATTAACGGGAAATCACCAGAAGAAGACAATCAAGCGCAAGAGGTGATTTCGCAACAGAACGAGCACACGATTAAAGTAACAAAAGCTCAGATTTACAAAGGCAATTTGTTGTTGGTTAATAAAGATCATCCTGTACCTTCAGGTGGTGAAGCGTCCGATGCGGTCAATCTTTCTCAGCATAAAGAACTGTTGAATGGATTCATTGTGCTGGACAATTCGATTCAGCTGTCGCCAAGCTTGGTGCAAAAATTTTCAAGTATGATTGGTGCCGCAGCAAATGATGGGGTCAGCCGTTTTTTAATTAGCAGCGGTTACAGGGACAACAAACAACAAGATCAGCTCTATCAACAAATGGGTGCTGATTATGCGTTGCCTGCAGGTTATAGCGAACATAATTTAGGTTTATCGCTTGATATTGGATCTACGCGGGCGGAGATGAGCCAAGCCCCAGAAGGGAAATGGTTGAATAAAAACGCATGGAGACACGGGTTTATCTTGCGTTATCCGAGTGACAAAACTGCAATTACAGGTATTCAGTATGAGCCCTGGCATTTTCGTTATGTTGGTTTGCCGCACAGCGCAATTATGCAAGAAAAGAATTTTGTCTTGGAAGAATATCTAGATTACTTGAAAGAACATAAGTCCATTACGACTACAGTAAATCAACAAACCTATGAAATCTCCTACTACCCTGTCTCCAAAAATACAACTATCCCTGTGCCTGTGAATGGTCGATATGAGTTATCAGGCAACAATATGGACGGTATCATTGTGACCGTGTATTCGTGA
- a CDS encoding response regulator transcription factor: MKSITILIADDEAEIADLIELHLEKEGYRCIKALDGREAISAIQTHSIDLAILDIMMPKLDGYEVTRQIREQHHLPIIFLSAKATDLDKITGLIRGADDYVTKPFNPMELVARVNAQLRRSTQFNQSTHTNNPALEAGGLVIYPEERTVFLYGKPIELTPKEFDILYMLASYPKKVYSAENIFQQVWGDAYYEGSNTVMVHIRTLRKKLGEDIHKNKLIKTVWGVGYTFNG; the protein is encoded by the coding sequence ATGAAGTCGATCACAATTCTGATAGCTGATGATGAGGCAGAGATTGCCGATTTGATTGAGTTGCATTTAGAAAAAGAAGGCTACCGCTGCATTAAAGCATTGGATGGGCGGGAAGCTATTTCTGCTATTCAGACGCATTCCATTGATTTGGCGATTTTAGATATTATGATGCCTAAACTGGATGGTTATGAAGTAACAAGACAAATTCGAGAGCAGCATCACTTACCTATCATTTTCTTAAGCGCCAAAGCGACCGACCTCGATAAGATTACAGGGCTAATAAGAGGAGCAGATGATTATGTGACCAAACCCTTCAACCCAATGGAATTGGTTGCCCGTGTGAATGCTCAGTTGAGGCGTTCCACGCAGTTTAATCAATCAACGCATACGAACAACCCTGCATTGGAGGCAGGCGGACTTGTCATTTATCCCGAAGAACGCACCGTATTCCTTTACGGCAAGCCAATTGAACTAACTCCAAAAGAGTTTGACATTTTGTATATGCTAGCCAGTTATCCAAAGAAAGTCTATAGTGCAGAAAATATCTTTCAACAGGTGTGGGGTGATGCATACTATGAAGGCAGCAATACGGTCATGGTACATATTCGTACCTTGCGGAAGAAGCTTGGGGAAGACATTCATAAAAACAAACTGATTAAAACCGTTTGGGGGGTGGGATATACATTTAATGGCTAA
- a CDS encoding HAMP domain-containing sensor histidine kinase — MAKIIRSFRFKMIQLFGLSMLFSAILTYTLFKAIQIYYYTTQFESPLTKIRYFIRDIGDVNFFMLIFIPLSFLFFFLLTKRYAAYFKEIFSGINQLANGDFNNRIHIPSNDEFGDVARDINLASEKLQKALERGDFAENSKEQLVLNLAHDLRTPLTSVLGYLDFILQDDQLTAEQINHYTSIAYTKSQRLEKLIDELFEITRMNYGKLTIEKKSIDLSELLIQLTEELYPVFEKNNLEIRLNVTPHMTIWGDGELLARVFENLLTNAIRYGNDGQFIDINCNFDAEDVVIQVVNYGDHISPEELPHIFDMFFTGDQARTHREGSTGLGLSIAKNIVEQHQGTISAQSSLIRTLFEVHFPQKKRI; from the coding sequence ATGGCTAAAATCATCCGAAGCTTTCGATTTAAAATGATTCAACTCTTTGGTTTAAGTATGCTCTTTTCCGCTATCCTGACCTATACACTCTTTAAAGCTATCCAAATCTATTATTATACGACCCAATTCGAAAGTCCATTGACTAAAATTCGTTATTTTATAAGAGATATTGGGGATGTTAACTTTTTTATGCTTATTTTCATTCCTCTCTCTTTTTTGTTTTTCTTTCTCCTCACCAAACGATATGCGGCTTATTTTAAAGAAATATTCAGCGGAATTAATCAGCTTGCGAATGGTGACTTCAACAATCGTATACATATTCCATCCAATGATGAATTTGGGGATGTTGCGAGAGATATTAATCTGGCAAGTGAAAAATTACAGAAAGCTTTGGAGAGAGGAGATTTTGCAGAAAACAGCAAGGAACAATTGGTCTTGAATTTGGCTCATGATTTGCGCACGCCGTTGACTTCGGTTTTAGGTTACTTGGATTTCATTCTTCAGGACGATCAACTCACTGCAGAACAAATCAATCATTATACGAGCATTGCTTATACCAAGTCTCAACGTTTAGAAAAGCTCATTGACGAGCTATTCGAAATCACTCGAATGAACTATGGCAAGCTTACAATTGAAAAAAAATCGATCGATCTGAGTGAACTTCTCATCCAATTAACTGAGGAGCTATACCCTGTGTTTGAGAAAAATAACCTGGAAATCCGATTGAATGTGACTCCGCATATGACAATTTGGGGTGATGGTGAGCTATTGGCACGCGTATTTGAAAATCTTCTGACGAATGCCATTCGCTATGGAAATGATGGCCAGTTTATAGACATTAATTGCAATTTTGATGCAGAAGATGTGGTGATTCAAGTGGTCAATTATGGAGATCATATTTCCCCGGAAGAGCTGCCGCATATCTTCGATATGTTTTTTACGGGCGATCAAGCGCGAACTCATCGTGAGGGGAGCACCGGCCTTGGCTTGTCTATTGCGAAGAATATTGTGGAGCAGCATCAAGGCACAATTTCGGCTCAAAGCAGTTTAATTCGCACGCTTTTTGAAGTCCATTTCCCGCAAAAAAAACGGATCTGA
- a CDS encoding sugar ABC transporter permease: protein MKKWGFWHLIIMKKKIKKWIRKDTSAALMFLAPSLIGFALFYLIPFAMGMLYSFMDSAVGGQFVGLDNYRELLASDSFRKASSNTFYFSVVTVPLILALSLGLAMLLNKNIYLRKWLRTIFVLPLVVPVASIILIWQTLFDWNGSLNAWLSGFGFERVDWMKTDAARNVIIVVYLWKNIGYNVILFLAGLQQIPKDYYETAQIEGAGRLRQFGSITIVYLTSTMFFVVIMSIINSFKVFRETYLIAGDYPHDSIYMMQHYMNNMFTSLDIQKLTAASTLMVGCILLMVMGLFALERRHRKYME from the coding sequence ATGAAGAAGTGGGGTTTTTGGCATCTCATCATAATGAAGAAAAAAATAAAAAAATGGATTCGCAAGGATACTTCAGCGGCTTTGATGTTTCTGGCACCGAGCCTTATCGGGTTTGCGTTGTTCTACCTTATTCCGTTTGCCATGGGAATGTTGTACTCCTTCATGGACAGTGCGGTCGGTGGTCAATTCGTTGGATTGGATAACTACCGCGAGCTGCTTGCGAGTGATTCCTTCCGTAAGGCGTCATCCAACACGTTTTATTTTAGCGTGGTTACTGTTCCGCTTATACTTGCGCTTTCGTTAGGTTTAGCCATGCTGTTGAATAAAAATATATATCTTCGCAAATGGCTGCGGACGATATTTGTGTTGCCGCTTGTCGTTCCAGTCGCCTCGATTATTCTGATCTGGCAGACTCTGTTCGATTGGAACGGCTCCTTGAACGCCTGGCTGAGCGGCTTCGGCTTCGAACGTGTGGATTGGATGAAGACCGATGCGGCCAGAAATGTAATCATTGTCGTTTATTTATGGAAGAACATTGGCTATAACGTGATTTTATTTTTAGCAGGACTGCAGCAAATCCCGAAAGATTATTACGAAACCGCCCAAATTGAAGGGGCAGGGCGTTTACGGCAGTTTGGCAGTATTACAATTGTCTATTTAACATCCACCATGTTCTTTGTAGTTATTATGTCGATCATTAATTCGTTTAAAGTATTTCGGGAAACGTATTTGATCGCAGGCGATTATCCGCATGACAGTATATACATGATGCAGCACTATATGAACAACATGTTCACGTCGTTGGATATACAGAAGCTGACTGCTGCGTCGACCTTGATGGTCGGCTGTATTCTTCTGATGGTCATGGGATTGTTTGCGCTTGAACGCCGGCATCGGAAGTACATGGAATAG
- a CDS encoding carbohydrate ABC transporter permease translates to MLVAKVLQKSALTVVMVIIAVLLLFPIVITFTNSLMTEQEIGINYGPIGQMNKAVAGRENPFVNLKLLPDQVTLEQYGKVLVGSPRYLMMFWNSVFMVVPIIAGQTLVAALAAYAFSKLQFRGREHVFLVYVLTMLMPFQVTLVPNYIMADKLSLLNSSNAIILPGVFASFGVFMLRQFMLDIPYAYIEAAKMDGAGHVRIFYKIIIPMIKPGLSALVILLFVDYWNMVEQPLIFLDDPFKQPLSVYLSSINGELGIAFAASMLYMAPMVLLFLYAETYFIEGIQLSGIKG, encoded by the coding sequence GTGCTAGTTGCTAAAGTATTGCAAAAAAGTGCGTTAACGGTCGTCATGGTCATTATAGCAGTTCTATTACTATTCCCGATTGTGATCACTTTCACAAATTCGCTCATGACAGAACAAGAAATTGGCATTAATTATGGACCCATAGGGCAGATGAACAAAGCCGTTGCAGGGAGAGAAAATCCTTTTGTGAATTTAAAACTGCTGCCGGATCAAGTGACCTTGGAGCAGTATGGCAAGGTGTTGGTGGGCAGCCCGAGATATCTGATGATGTTCTGGAATTCGGTATTTATGGTAGTGCCGATCATCGCAGGACAAACCCTCGTAGCAGCACTTGCTGCTTACGCGTTCTCCAAGCTGCAATTTCGCGGCCGGGAACACGTGTTTCTCGTCTATGTCTTGACGATGCTCATGCCATTCCAAGTGACGCTAGTGCCGAATTATATTATGGCGGATAAGCTTAGTCTGCTCAATAGTTCGAATGCCATTATATTACCTGGCGTCTTCGCATCCTTCGGTGTGTTTATGCTAAGACAGTTCATGCTGGATATTCCATATGCCTACATCGAAGCAGCCAAGATGGATGGAGCTGGACATGTGCGAATTTTTTACAAGATTATTATCCCAATGATCAAACCGGGTCTGTCTGCGCTTGTTATCCTCTTGTTCGTCGATTATTGGAACATGGTGGAGCAGCCGCTTATTTTTCTGGACGATCCGTTCAAGCAGCCGCTATCGGTTTATTTATCCAGTATTAATGGTGAACTGGGGATTGCTTTCGCTGCATCCATGCTCTACATGGCTCCAATGGTGCTGCTGTTTCTGTATGCGGAAACGTATTTCATTGAAGGCATACAATTGTCTGGTATCAAGGGCTAG
- a CDS encoding biotin/lipoyl-binding protein encodes MELEKEPADRRRKRNIKAVFIVFMGLLLFFTLFSNTLESLTLPKVRTEKAANGSLLFSIEGNGILLPFAEERLLNPAGWKVQKILVKEGDYVKTGQKLIIYDGKIAERVLEDEITNMDKQKIELQNIQDQYIESIWEGDELRIRKVSRDIEMRKLDLGMQERKINELRDLLTSQQEMTAPFDGIITKLNALEGLTSAGEPDVLISNSSLGYRMDVFAESRLLSSLGISIGDKIEVKVDTGQEQQTRMIEGTIDEVVNAQPRIVSPSGEEAGLTLTIPQKALHIKVFDSELKGGEQAEIKLEKRSHQEGVVISNEAIHQDRDGMFVYKIDEQRGALGNVFVARKVRIHSSETNDKETMIQSDSLYEEDLIILESSEPLQDGNRVRLQ; translated from the coding sequence ATGGAGTTAGAAAAAGAGCCGGCTGATCGTAGGCGCAAACGAAACATTAAAGCCGTGTTCATTGTTTTTATGGGATTGTTACTATTTTTTACGTTGTTCAGCAACACACTGGAGTCACTGACCTTGCCGAAAGTGAGAACGGAAAAGGCAGCTAACGGAAGTCTTTTATTTAGTATTGAAGGTAACGGTATACTGCTACCGTTCGCCGAAGAAAGATTATTGAACCCTGCTGGCTGGAAGGTCCAAAAGATTCTCGTAAAAGAAGGGGATTATGTGAAGACGGGGCAAAAGCTTATCATTTATGATGGAAAAATTGCCGAACGAGTATTGGAAGATGAAATAACCAACATGGACAAGCAGAAAATCGAGTTGCAGAATATTCAGGATCAGTACATCGAGTCGATCTGGGAAGGGGACGAACTCCGTATTCGGAAAGTAAGTCGAGATATCGAAATGCGAAAACTTGATCTAGGCATGCAGGAACGTAAAATTAACGAGTTGAGAGACCTTCTAACAAGCCAACAGGAAATGACCGCCCCGTTCGATGGTATTATAACAAAATTGAATGCCCTTGAAGGGTTAACATCAGCGGGAGAACCGGATGTTCTTATCTCGAACAGCAGCCTAGGTTATCGAATGGATGTTTTTGCCGAGTCAAGGTTGCTTTCTAGCTTGGGGATTTCGATCGGAGATAAGATAGAGGTCAAGGTAGATACAGGCCAAGAACAACAAACCCGTATGATCGAAGGCACGATTGATGAAGTAGTAAATGCACAACCTCGTATCGTGAGCCCATCAGGTGAAGAAGCGGGGCTGACCCTAACAATCCCGCAGAAGGCTCTTCACATAAAGGTCTTTGATTCTGAGCTGAAAGGGGGTGAACAGGCAGAAATCAAACTCGAAAAACGCTCACACCAAGAGGGGGTGGTCATTTCCAATGAGGCAATTCATCAGGACCGTGACGGCATGTTTGTTTATAAAATTGACGAGCAGAGAGGTGCATTAGGTAATGTCTTTGTTGCCCGTAAAGTCCGAATTCATTCTAGTGAAACGAATGACAAAGAAACGATGATTCAATCGGACAGCCTCTATGAAGAGGATCTGATTATTCTGGAGAGCAGTGAGCCTTTACAAGACGGAAACCGCGTTCGTCTGCAATAG